caataaagttattttttcctcatctgagctgggattcggctggatagctcagatttTCATGGCCACTTTTGCTTCACttgtaatgttaagttggggttgtgaggggctgtaagctaacaagagagtgcaaacaaagggatgatgggaaatgagtgcaggcttactccacaccaacagttccGCCTACAactaaaaagtgaatttctgatgcagctctgcagaaaatgtcctATAACGACTTTGGctttgactaaaaacaacatgattatatattaaaaaaaaacaaaaaaaacaatgaaaatgcttaaaaaatagatcataagatgattggaccaggattttaaaaatgtgaaagttacAGAATTACAAGCCTTTGTGGAGGAGTTTTAAACCTTGTTGTCTCTTGTTCTGCAGAGCCTGAGCATGAGCTCTTCCTGGTTTACGGCAAAGGCCGTCCTGGCGTAATAAGAGGCATGGATATGAATGCCAAAGTCCCGGATGAGTACATGATCCCAATCGAGAACTTGATGAACCCCAGAGCTCTGGACTTCCACGCTGAAAGCGAGTTCATTTACTTCGCCGACGCCACCAGCTACATCATTGGCCGACAGAGAATAGATGGAACCGAGCGGGACATCATCATGAAGGAAGGTATGGAGAACTCAGAGCGTATTTCCCGGCTGTGTTCTCTCAGATCAGTCCTGAGTATGACTGTTTTTGTCTCAGGGATCCACACTGTGGAGGGGATTGCTGTGGACTGGATGGCTGACAACTTGTACTGGACGGATGATGGACCCAAGAAAACCATCAGTGTGGCTCGGCTGGAAAAAGCGTCACAGACTCGGAAAACTCTCATCGAAGGCAAAATGACTCACCCTCGCGCCATTGTGGTGGATCCACTTCATGGGTAAGGGCGGATGAAAGGAGGAGGTGAAAGGAGGAGGTGTAGAGGATGGAGTTTCATGTCTTTGAATGAAAGCAGCAAACTGTAACTGTAGAGTCATTTCACTTGGtcatgtgtttctgtttggacTGTGGATCGTTGCGATTCACTGATCATGACCAACAATTTACAGATCAAGCTAAAAGTTTCATTCTATATTATAAAAGCaatttgttaaacatttttagggtttccacagcaaaatgaatcccattttccagatgtaattttctatttttgcatgattttatgactattttgagaatacaacatgaaaaaatgacaaaataaaggtagtgtccgATAGGGGATGTTGTGCTGCTTAATATGATACCGAATAGGAAAACAAgtagtctttcaaattcaaaatacagAGATAGAtgcaaaagtagacaaaaactgagttttggtCCTATAAGTTTCAAAGagttaaaatacatataaacaaataagatgataaaatttagggtgtattcagactgaacatATTCGGTTTGCTTAAAGTCAACCAGAGTTTATTTACCCCGATAATTGAGAACAAGTCCTCAGTCTAaccggcagtctgaatacagaccaaacgcaggGTTCAGGACTCGGTCCAGACCAAAGGATTATTCTAGTCTAAATAGGACGTAcggaaaattaaaatatcatgTATTTAACACCATCAtgtgttctttttgtttaaaacaagtgatcaaaatcaataaaccaCAACAgatatgaactaaaaaaaattgaaagaaagaaaagatttaaacaaTGTTACACTCTAACGTCTTCCAAACTTCCTAGTCAACTtcagaagtaaacaaaaaataaatatctctgttgtttttatcatttaacaataaatctttaaaagtttttcttactTCTTCCATCTTAAAGTTTTGCTGACTACAGTCTCAGTAGATCGATGGCAAGAACAAAGTAAATGAAGACACAGCAAAAACCTACGAAAAATGACTGTAGAAAACACTCACAGTGCTTTAATCGAAACAGTGTTTCTGACAGATATGTTTTATGATTCGCTTTTTAGAAACACTTTAGATAAAGTGCTGCTGCAAAaaactcaatataatgttgacaaagatagttcacgcatttgttaagcttgtaaacagtttattaatatggacTTTGTAGGCAATGGTCTTACTTTAAATggtaatgaatcttactaagtatgttaaatcttatttggcttattgtgctaataaatatCTTACTAACagcctgtaaacaaaagcattacatattttttttaaactaaccaACAAAGTCCTACATTTTAGACTTTTACAGACGCCTTCCGGTACGACTTTTATTCATACACGGTCATCTAATACAGTTTCATAATACTCCTCATTTTCAAAatcatcat
This portion of the Oryzias melastigma strain HK-1 unplaced genomic scaffold, ASM292280v2 sc02693, whole genome shotgun sequence genome encodes:
- the LOC112142034 gene encoding prolow-density lipoprotein receptor-related protein 1, encoding MDMNAKVPDEYMIPIENLMNPRALDFHAESEFIYFADATSYIIGRQRIDGTERDIIMKEGIHTVEGIAVDWMADNLYWTDDGPKKTISVARLEKASQTRKTLIEGKMTHPRAIVVDPLHG